In Pseudoliparis swirei isolate HS2019 ecotype Mariana Trench chromosome 11, NWPU_hadal_v1, whole genome shotgun sequence, a genomic segment contains:
- the LOC130201853 gene encoding leucine-rich repeat and fibronectin type-III domain-containing protein 2, translated as MDKVVISLLLLGTAVTMVHTCPKYCVCQNLSESLGTLCPSKGLLFVPLDIDRRTVELRLGGNFIIKVTTQDFANMSGLVDLTLSRNTISAIQPFSFLDLETLRSLHLDSNRLTQLGSDDLRGLVNLQHLILNNNQLSRIFDTAFDDVYATLEDLDLSYNNLRSVPWEAISKMVNLHQMSLDHNLIAFISEGTFTDLDKLARLDLTSNRLQKLPPDPIFGRSQSNAVVSTPYGPLLTLSFGGNPLHCNCEVLWLRRLEREDDMETCASPASLKGRYFWSVREEEFICEPPLITQHTHKLLVLEGQTASLRCKAVGDPMPTVHWVAPDDRLISNSSRATVYENGTLDITITTPKDYGTFTCIAANAAGESTASIELSIIQLPHLSNGTNRTTQSKSGLSDITSSTKISKGEPKPLPEKVVSASEVTAVSAMVKWIVSKSTPKVKMYQLQYNCSEDEVLIYRMIPMTNRAFVVTNLVPGMQYDLCVLAIWDDTATTLTATNIVGCVQFITGEDYLQCQSIHSGFLGGTMILIIGGIIVATLLIFIFILMVRYKVTSGIQTNKLPNVSNTYSQTNGGGLNRFSGAPPQVKSTVVVMREEVVEFKCGSLQSSLSSSSSSSHSLDSQTGRRAGDRYSMQGSECSTLPSSKFRRHRHGVNARPNLDHLLGAFTSLELRAVARDHHGASGPSTTSNAVMTVALVPPSDKEPLLGRAESTTMLGRLLGMPQEGKPKRSHSFDMGHVGAAAQCRGNYPRRISNIWTKRSLSVNGMLLQYDDSEDEKPPFESSEWVMESTV; from the exons ATGGACAAAGTTGTCATCAGTCTCCTGCTTCTGGGAACCGCAGTTACGATGGTCCATACATGCCCCAAATACTGTGTGTGCCAGAACCTCTCAGAGTCTCTGGGGACTCTGTGCCCCTCCAAAGGCCTGCTCTTTGTCCCGCTGGACATCGACCGGCGAACTGTGGAGCTCCGGCTGGGCGGCAACTTCATCATCAAGGTCACAACTCAGGACTTTGCCAACATGTCAGGTCTGGTTGATCTCACCTTGTCCCGAAACACCATCAGCGCCATCCAGCCTTTCTCTTTCCTCGACCTCGAGACCCTGAGATCCCTGCATCTCGATAGTAACCGGTTGACTCAGCTGGGATCAGACGACCTCCGAGGGCTAGTCAACCTGCAGCACCTGATCCTCAACAACAATCAGCTGAGTCGGATCTTCGACACAGCCTTTGACGATGTTTATGCGACACTGGAGGATCTGGATTTGTCATATAACAACTTGCGCAGTGTGCCTTGGGAAGCCATCAGCAAGATGGTCAACCTCCATCAAATGAGTCTGGATCATAACCTCATCGCCTTCATTTCCGAGGGGACTTTTACAGATCTGGATAAACTGGCCCGTTTGGACCTCACGTCCAACCGTCTTCAGAAGCTCCCTCCGGACCCGATCTTTGGGCGCTCCCAGAGCAACGCAGTCGTGAGCACTCCTTATGGACCTCTGCTCACTCTTAGCTTTGGTGGAAACCCATTGCATTGCAACTGCGAGGTGCTTTGGCTTCGAAGGCTGGAGCGTGAGGATGATATGGAAACCTGCGCCTCTCCTGCTAGTCTAAAGGGGCGCTACTTTTGGTCAGTCCGCGAGGAGGAGTTTATTTGCGAGCCCCCTCTCATCACGCAACATACACACAAGTTACTCGTGCTGGAAGGCCAAACGGCTAGCCTACGCTGCAAAGCAGTCGGGGATCCGATGCCAACCGTGCATTGGGTTGCTCCTGATGACCGTTTGATCAGCAACTCCTCCAGAGCAACGGTTTATGAAAATGGCACCTTAGATATCACAATCACCACGCCAAAGGATTACGGGACCTTTACTTGCATAGCTGCCAATGCTGCCGGGGAATCTACGGCCTCCATTGAGCTGTCAATCATTCAACTCCCCCATCTAAGTAATGGTACAAATCGTACCACGCAGTCCAAGTCGGGGCTTTCGGACATAACTAGCTCTACCAAGATCAGCAAAGGGGAGCCGAAACCTCTACCAGAGAAGGTGGTGTCTGCATCAGAAGTGACTGCCGTCTCTGCCATGGTCAAGTGGATCGTTAGCAAATCAACTCCAAAGGTCAAAATGTATCAGCTGCAGTACAACTGTTCCGAGGATGAAGTCCTTATTTACAG GATGATTCCCATGACGAACAGAGCCTTCGTAGTGACAAATCTTGTCCCAGGGATGCAGTATGACCTGTGTGTCTTGGCCATCTGGGATGACACCGCCACCACCCTCACTGCCACCAACATCGTCGGCTGTGTCCAGTTCATCACCGGGGAGGACTACCTGCAGTGCCAGTCCATCCACAGTGGCTTCCTGGGTGGCACAATGATCCTGATCATCGGCGGCATCATTGTGGCCACGCTGCTGattttcatcttcatcctcatggtgCGGTACAAGGTGACCAGTGGCATACAGACTAATAAATTACCCAATGTGAGCAACACATACTCTCAAACCAACGGAGGAGGGCTGAACAGGTTCAGTGGTGCGCCGCCGCAGGTCAAATCCACTGTGGTGGTCATGCGTGAGGAAGTGGTTGAGTTCAAGTGTGGATCCCTCCAGAGCAGTCTGTcctcgtcctcatcctcctcccacTCATTAGACAGCCAAACAGGAAGGAGGGCTGGCGACCGCTACAGTATGCAGGGCAGCGAATGCAGCACCTTGCCCAGCAGCAAGTTCAGGAGGCACAGGCATGGCGTCAACGCACGGCCAAACCTGGACCACCTTTTAGGGGCCTTCACCTCTCTGGAGCTGCGAGCGGTCGCGAGGGACCACCACGGGGCTTCTGGACCTTCTACCACTTCCAATGCTGTGATGACGGTGGCTCTGGTACCCCCATCCGATAAAGAACCGCTGCTCGGAAGAGCCGAGTCCACCACCATGCTGGGACGGCTATTAGGAATGCCCCAGGAGGGTAAACCCAAGAGGAGTCACTCGTTCGACATGGGTCATGTGGGGGCTGCTGCGCAGTGTCGCGGCAACTACCCTCGCAGGATCAGCAACATCTGGACTAAGCGCAGCCTGTCCGTTAACGGCATGCTTCTGCAGTACGATGACAGCGAGGACGAGAAGCCCCCTTTTGAGAGCTCCGAGTGGGTGATGGAAAGCACTGTTTGA